The sequence below is a genomic window from bacterium.
AGTGCCCGATCGTGAAGACGGCCATCGCGGACAACGAGACGCCCCTCCAAGCGGAGGGGCGTCCAGATCGGGCGTGTGATGCGCCGGTGCGTTATGGGGTTATTTCGAGGGGTGGTAGCCGGCCGGCCACACGACGAACGCGCCGGTCTGCCCTTGGGCTGCGTGGTTGCCGAGGCCACATAAGAATCCGTACTGGCCCGGCCCCTTAGCCACGAACGTGATCTCGGCCTTCTCGCCGGGCTCGACCAGCACGTACTTTCTCCCGTCTTTCGCCACGCCCTCCTTGAATTGCCCGCTGACGGTGTAGTCAACGTTGGACAAATATGGCGAGTTGAACGAGTGGGGGCGCTGTGGGTCGATGTTATCAAGCTGGAGGACGACCCTATCTCCCTCGTTGACGAAGAACAGGTTCGGGTCGAACTTGAACGAACTCATGGTGACGTGAATCACCCTCTTGGTCTGCGCCGGCGACGCGGTGCTGAGGGCAAAGAGAAGCGCAACGACCAGCACGCCTACAACAGAAATCCGCAAGCGCACATCCCTCCTTTCAGCATCGGCACGTTTCAACCGGCTCCATGTATGACGCCAGTGTACAATTGCCCGGTAAAGAATACGTAAAACCATACACCCGGGTTGGTCCCTCAAGAGGAG
It includes:
- a CDS encoding cupredoxin domain-containing protein, with protein sequence MRISVVGVLVVALLFALSTASPAQTKRVIHVTMSSFKFDPNLFFVNEGDRVVLQLDNIDPQRPHSFNSPYLSNVDYTVSGQFKEGVAKDGRKYVLVEPGEKAEITFVAKGPGQYGFLCGLGNHAAQGQTGAFVVWPAGYHPSK